CTCTGCGCCAAGGTCTTTGTCACCGCCGCCTACCTGCAGAAGCACCTGCGCTGCCACGAGGGGGAGCCGGCGCCCGGGGAGGAGGAGATCGCGGTGACGCCAGCCGAGGTCCTGCTGCACGCCACCGAGACGGTGGAGATGGTGTACAAGTGCGGCAGCTGCGAGCGCACCTTCCGCGGGCAGGAGCTGCTGCTGCGCCACCAGCAGACGCACCAGgccctcccgctccccccggcggcggccgccgccgccgccctGCCCCCCGCGGCCTCGGGCGGCAAGCCCCGGCTCCGCCGCCCCCCCGAGGAGCCGGCCTACAAGTGCGCCGTGTGCGAGCGCACCTTCGGCCAGCTGGCCGGCCTCCTGGCCCACCAGCGCAGCCACACGGCCGAGCAGCAGCTGGTGCAGGCCGAGGCCGAGGTCACCTGCGCCCCCGAGCCGCCCCCGGCCCCGCCGGCGCCCGAGGCGGGGCACGCCGAGCGGCCCTACAAGTGCGGCGAGTGCGGCAAGGCCTTCAAGGGCTCCTCGGGGCTGCGCTACCACCAGCGCGGCCACACGGGCGAGCGGCCCTACAAGTGTGGCGAGTGCGGCAAGGCGTTCAAGCGCTCCTCGCTGCTCTCCATCCACCAGCGGGTCCACACGGGCGTGCGGGCCTTCCAGTGCGGCGAGTGCGGCCTGACCTTCAAGTGGTCGTCCCACTACCAGTACCACCTGCGGCAGCACACCGGCGAGCGGCCCTACCGCTGCGGCGAGTGCGGCAAGGCCTTCAAGAACTCCTCCAGCCTCTCCCGGCACCGGCACCTCCACACCGGCGAGAGGCCCTACCAGTGCCTGCTCTGCGGCAAGGCCTTCACCCAGTCCTCCAACCTGCGGCAGCACCAGCGCACGCACACCGGCGAGCGGCCCTACCGCTGCGAGGTGTGCGAGAAAACCTTCACCCACTCGTCCAACCTGCTGCTGCACCAGCGCACCCACACCGGCGAGAGGCCCTACCGCTGCACCGTCTGCGGCAAGGCCTTCGTGATGTCCTCCTACCTCCAACGCCACCTGCGGACCCATGCCTTGGAGCAGCCTGCAGCACAGGCGGTGCAGGGGCTGCAGACGGTGCAGGCGGTGCAGACGGTGCAGGGGCTGCAGGCGGTGCAGACGGTGCAGGGGCTGCAGACGGTGCAGGGGCTGCAGGGGCTGCAGACGGTGCAGGGGCTGCAGACGGTGCAGGGCCTCCAGACGGTGCAGGGCCTCCAGACGGTGCAGGGCCTCCAGACGGTGCAGGGCCTCCAGACGGTGCAGGGCATCCAGATCATACACACCGTGCAGGCCCTCCCGACCGTCCAGCTGGTGCAGACCTTCTGAAGCCTGCCGCCGACCCCCGACAGTCCCAGGCTcccaaagcccccccccccccccccccgccccctcccctgccGACCCCATTGGGACTGCTCCCGACCTCCAGGAGGGCCGAGGCGGGCACAGTGGGCCACATTCTGCCCCTAGGATTCAGCGCCACCCAGTCAGCACTGCGTTCCgtcccgtttcccccccccccgccccccccccccctcccccttccatcCATTTAGCTCTGTTCTCCGGTTCTGacacctcccccctcacccttccCTTATTTTTGGGGGGGTGCGTGGGGTGGAGCATCACGACAAGATGGCGGAGGAGGGGTTGCGGAAACGGAGGGGGCGATCGGACGGGCCAAGCGGACGATCTCGAAGCGCAGCGGTGGGGGGcgcgcggggggcgggggggaagaggtcgaccgacccccccccccccccacaacggcaGCTTTCGAGCCCGAACCCACCTTGGCCGGAGGAAGAGCGCCCCCTAGCTGCTGGGAGGAGTGAAGTGCGGCATTTCGACCGACCTGACGGGTCCAAACGAGATTCCCGGACCTGGCCCCCCCGCCGTTTCAGGGGCTCCCAAACAAACTGTTAACTGTCTGCCTGTTGTGGAGAAATGCATTTTCCAACCTTTAAAAGAAAGTCGAGCCCTTCTTGTGATGTTTAACGGGGGGCAGCTTTGGCGGGGAGTCGTCAGGAGGCGACCGGACCTGCCAGGCTGAACCTGGATCCACCTGTTTGAGAAATGTCTCCCCCCTGCTTTATATCGCTGTGCCAGAAtagaaagtttaattttttttttctctccctaccTCGTTTCCTCCCCCCTCAGAGAACCGGCCCAGAACCGTAAAGCTTTCAAAAATACTTTGTTCCTGGGCCCGCCCGACTCGAACTGTACCTGTTAACATTCCCGGGCCTCCCCTCTGTATTATCTCGACCGAGCCCCCCACACCCGCACTACTTTCTGTCCGCTACGTTGTCGCCTTAAAGGTttgctccctcctcctccctccctcatctcccctcccagAATATCACCGCTTCCATCACTGGCCTGCGTTAAGTTAGCCGATCCCAGCTggtagtgagtgggggggggcggggagctgGGGGTATGATCAGCCTCTgtttctcccccaccaccccatcagggtcccctccccgctcctgatcactgcccagttgACCCTCGCCGAAGTGTGGGCGGGTGCCGGTCGGGACGGGAGGTAGACTGCAATGCaagcccccgcccgccccccgcgGTCGAATAGCCAGCTGGGGCCCACTTCCCAGGGGTAGCAGGGGGCGAACGGGGCATGACGGAACCTGTAGCCCAGCGAGAGGCATCGGCTTTCGGGGATGGGCCGGGGGGGGGAACGACACTGTTAGTGGGATCCAGCAGAGCAAAGGCTGTCCAAGAGCAGCCAGGAAAGCGCGAAACGATTTTCCTTATCGCCCGCCTCCAACTCCCCttggcccccccccccttccactcccgttccccccccccaccccgcccccctctTGTCTGTCGCTCCTTGCCGTCGAAGCTCCCTCGAGGCTTGCCTCTCCGAAGTAACTTCAGGACCAGGCCCTggggcctgctccgccgttcagtcAGACCAGGGCTGACCCTGGGACTCGACTCCGTTTGCCAGCACCCAACGAGAAAAATCTTCGCGACCTCTCAGTCCTGAGAGCTCCAGTGTGTCCCcccggcatccacagcctttcggggaagaggggctcctctctctctctctctgatgggggactgggtgggggcagtgggtgagggtcctggtGCTAACACTGTGTTACATCCTCTGCTTGTATTTTTGGTCTCCTGACCCGATTGGAGTGTGCCTATCGTAGTCTCGCACTCCCtgtatgtttatatatatatatatatatatacacaccttgatatgtatatatataatCAGAGTAATGACTGCTACTCGAATGTTTCAGGACCGGAGCTAATGTATTACGTATTCTGCATGTAACTGATTTCAATGCTGATGAAGCTTCAATGTTCACTATTAATAATCATGTacagctcctctccctctctctgtctgttcctctctctctctgtctgttcctctctctctctgtctgttcctctctctctctgtctgttcctctctctctctgtctgttcctctctctctctgtctgttcctctctctctctgtctgttcctctctctctctgtctgttcctctctctctctgtctgttcctctctctctctgtctgttcctctctctctctgtctgttcctctctctctctgtctgttcctctctctctctgtctgttcctctctctctctgtctgttcctctctctctctctctgttcctctctctctctgtctgttcctctctctctctgtctgttcctctctctctctgtctgttcctctctctctctgtctgttcctctctctctctgtctgttcctctctctctctgtctgttcctctctctctctgtctgttcctctctctctctgtctgttcctctctctctctgtctgttcctctctctctctgtctgttcctctctctctctgtctgttcctctctctctctgtctgttcctctctctctctgtctgttcctctctctctctgtctgttcctctctctctctgtctctgtctgttcctctctctctctgtctctgtctgttcctctctctctctgtctctgtctgtacctctctctctctgtctctgtctgttcctctctctctctgtctctgtctgttcctctctctctctgtctctgtatgttcctctctctctctgtctctgtctgttcctctctctctctgtctgttcctctctctctctgtctgttcctctctctctctgtctgttcctctctctctctgtctgttcctctctctctctgtctgttcctctctctctctgtctgttcctctctctctctgtctgttcctctctctctctgtctctgtctgttcctctctctctctgtctctgtctgttcctctctctctctgtctctgtctgtacctctctctctctgtctctgtctgttcctctctctctctgtctctgtctgttcctctctctctctgtctctgtatgttcctctctctctctgtctctgtctgttcctctctctctctgtctgttcctctctctctctgtctgttcctctctctctctgtctgttcctctctctctctgtctctgtatgttcctctctctctctctctctgtctgttcctctctctctctgtctctgtctgttcctctctctctctgtctctgtctgttcctctctctctctctctgttcctctctctctctctctgttcctctctctctctctctctgttcctctctctctctctgttcctctctctctctctctgttcctctctctctctctctgttcctctctctctctctctgttcctctctctctctctctctgttcctctctctctctctatctgttcctctctctctttctctgttcctctctctctctctctgttcctctctctctctctctgttcctctctctctctgtctgttcctctctctctctccctctctgtctgttcctctctctctctcctctctgtccgttcctctctctccccctctctgtccgttcctctctctctccccctctctgtccgttcctctctctctccccctctctgtccgttcctctctctctccccctctctgtccgttcctctctctctctccctctctgtccgttcctccctctctctccctctctgtccgtccctctctctctctccctctctgtccgtccctctctctctctctctctctccctctctgtccgtccctctctctctctctctctccctctctctctctctctctctctccctctctctctctctctctctccctctctgtccgtccctctctctctctctctccctctctgtccgtccctctctctctctctctctctccctctctgtccgtccctctctctctctctccctctctctcattctctgtatcTCCTTTTCCACTTTCCCCACTGTTCCAGCTTGTTTTTGAATGTTGAGATCTGGTCTCTTCCGACCGTGTGCAAGAACTGAATATTTCAGTGCAGCCTCAGCCTGACGAAGGACCTTGTGAACACAGGGTGATGATCTGGGGCAGTCCCTGGCCACTGAGGAGGTGCAATTGGTGTCTGTACTATATGGAGGAGCAGAACGAGGCAAGTTATCTCCTCCAggtaggacagtgtagaggagctttactctgtatctaaccctgtaccatcccctgggagtgtttgatgggacagtgtagagggagctttactctgtatctaaccctgtaccatcccctgggagtgtttgatgggacagtgtagagggagctttactctgtatctaaccctgtacctgaccctgggagtgtttgatgggacagtgtagagggagcttcactctgtatccaaccctgtacctgccctgggagtgtttgatgggacagtgtagagggagctttactctgtatctaaccctgtacctgccctgggagtgtttgacgggacagtgtagagggagctttactctgtatctaaccctgtacctgccctgggagtgtttgatgagacagtgtagagggagctttactctgtatctaaccctatacctgccctgggagtgtttgatgggacagtgtagagggagctttactctgtatctaaccctgtacctgccctgggagtgtttgatgggacagtgtagaggagctttactctgtatctaaccctgtacctgccctgggagtgtttgatgggacagtgtagagggagctttactctgttttggGGGATAGTCGGCTGGGAGTTGAGCAGGAGGCAGGGGCAGGTGTAGCAGGCCTGGGCAGTCTTTTTGACTGACAATCACCCACGGACTGGCCATGAAGGCCAGGAACTGGACAGAAGAGCAAGATGTGCTGAGGCAGGTCTGAAAGAGAAGGTGGGGTGAAGATGTGGAATGGGACCtttagtgagggaggggggtacTATTTGTGAACAAGCTGGACCATGTGATCAGGAGTTGTACTGCTGTCCTAAGTGCTGTATATGTGTGGTTTGTGCTGTTATTANNNNNNNNNNNNNNNNNNNNNNNNNNNNNNNNNNNNNNNNNNNNNNNNNNNNNNNNNNNNNNNNNNNNNNNNNNNNNNNNNNNNNNNNNNNNNNNNNNNNNNNNNNNNNNNNNNNNNNNNNNNNNNNNNNNNNNNNNNNNNNNNNNNNNNNNNNNNNNNNNNNNNNNNNNNNNNNNNNNNNNNNNNNNNNNNNNNNNNNNtgggggttcggggggtttatatatagaataacagatacctgggagtgagttacaggctgcaatctaatcgagggggttcggggggttttatatatagaataacagatacccgggagtgagttacaggctggaatctaatcgtgggggttcgggggtttatatatagaataacagatacccgggagtgagttacaggctggaatctaatcgtggggttcggggggttttatatatagaatatcagatacccgggagtgagttacagactggaatctaatcgaggggttcggggggtttatatatagaataacagatacctgggagtgagttacaggctggcaatctaatcgaggggttcgggggggtttatatatagaataacagatacctgggagtgagttacaggctgcaatctaatcgaggggttcggggggtttatatatagaataacagatacccgg
This region of Heptranchias perlo isolate sHepPer1 unplaced genomic scaffold, sHepPer1.hap1 HAP1_SCAFFOLD_1033, whole genome shotgun sequence genomic DNA includes:
- the LOC137307525 gene encoding zinc finger protein 628-like, translated to MAETDAARKPRSGDQPYECLECGKTFKWSSRLIHHQRTHTGERPYKCGECGKAFKGSSALLYHQRSHTGERPYKCGECGKAFKRSSLLSIHQSVHTGVRAFQCALCTMTFKWSSHYQYHLRQHTGERPYRCGECGKAFKNSSSLSRHRHVHTGERPYPCPACGKAFTQSTNLRQHQRTHTGERPYRCEECGKAFTHSSNLLLHRRTHSAERCHRCPLCAKVFVTAAYLQKHLRCHEGEPAPGEEEIAVTPAEVLLHATETVEMVYKCGSCERTFRGQELLLRHQQTHQALPLPPAAAAAAALPPAASGGKPRLRRPPEEPAYKCAVCERTFGQLAGLLAHQRSHTAEQQLVQAEAEVTCAPEPPPAPPAPEAGHAERPYKCGECGKAFKGSSGLRYHQRGHTGERPYKCGECGKAFKRSSLLSIHQRVHTGVRAFQCGECGLTFKWSSHYQYHLRQHTGERPYRCGECGKAFKNSSSLSRHRHLHTGERPYQCLLCGKAFTQSSNLRQHQRTHTGERPYRCEVCEKTFTHSSNLLLHQRTHTGERPYRCTVCGKAFVMSSYLQRHLRTHALEQPAAQAVQGLQTVQAVQTVQGLQAVQTVQGLQTVQGLQGLQTVQGLQTVQGLQTVQGLQTVQGLQTVQGLQTVQGIQIIHTVQALPTVQLVQTF